The DNA sequence CGCATATAGATTTGGTTTCTCTCTGCCTGAAGTTATGTACTCTGGCTCGGattgattcattttctctctgtctgatgtTATGGGTTCTTGCTCATATAGATTCAGTTTCTCTCCGCCCGAGGGTATATACTCTTGTTCAGACTGATTCAGTTTCTTTCCTTTTGAAGGTATATGCTCGTGCTCAGATTGATTCAGTTTCTCTCTGCCTGAGGGTATATGTTCTTGCGCATACAGATTCGGTTTCTCTCTGCCTGAAGTTATGTACTCTGGCTCAGATTGATTCAGTTTCTCTCCGCCTAAAGGTATATTATCTTGCTCAGTGAGATTCagtttctctctgtctgagggTATATGTTCTTGCGCATACAGATTCGGTTTCTCTCTGCCTGAAGTTATGTACTCTGGCTCGGATTGATTCATTTTCTCTCCATCTGAGGGTAAATACTCTTGTTCAGATTCATTCAGTTTCTCTCCGCTTAAAGGAATATTCTCTTGCTCGGATTGATTCAGTTTCTCTTCGTCTGAGGGTATATAGTCTTGCTCGGATTGATACATTTTCTCTTCTCCTGAAGTTATATACTCTGGCTCGGATTGATTCAGTTTCTCTCCGTCTGAGGGTATATACTCTTGTTCAGATTGATTCAGTTTCTCTCTGCCTGAATTGATATATTCTTGCACGGATTGATTCAGTTTCTCTCCGCCTGAGGTCATATGCTCTTGCTCAGATTGATTCAGTTTCTCGCCGCCTGAGGTCGTATGCTCTTGCTCAGATTGATTCAGTTTCTCGCCGCCTGAGGTCATATGGTCTTGCTCAGATTGATTCAGTTCCTCGCCGCCTGAGGTCGTGTGCTCTTGTTCAGATTGATTCAGTTTCTCTCCGCCTGTGGTCGTATGCTCTTGTTCAGATTGATTCAGTCTTACTGAGTGTATCTGCTCTACCTCCTCACTGTATAATATGTCTTGTGTCTGGGAAAGTTCCGTGTGAGACACAATTTGAAGACTCAGTACTGACTCGCTCTCAATCATCTGCCCATTAAAGTGTTCACTGTAACTGGATATAGATAAATTCTCTAACTCTTGCTCCACCAATCTATCAATTCTTTCTTCATTATTGTCCTCATCAGAGCACATCATGGAGTACTCTCCAGGTTCTGTAAGTTCCTCATAGGATTGTTCCTCTTCTGCCTCCTGAATCAACTGATCTACTGCATTCTCCTCATCGTTCTCCTGTGTAGCATGCTCCTTTGTTTGGCTAGCATCCACGTCGTCTTGGTGAGTGGAGCCCATGTTACGTTCCTGATCTATGACATCCCCTTCTGACTCTTCATACAGATCCTCCATGGTGTCAAACTGTTTGGACTTGCCTTCGCCCCAGGTGCCTGATCCTGTCTGGCAAACCTCCCTGTCCTGTTCACCATCACTGGAGTCACTTTCTCCCATGTGTGAAGCCTGAGTGTTGGCATCCGTCTCGTCACTCTTGTAACGGATCAGGGGGTGTGTGTCGGCCAGTGTGTTGTCCTGAGCGTAGCTGTCACCTTCTAGCTCAGCCCTCCATGAAACAGAAGTATTTTGACAGTAGTTTGCCTCATCATGATCCTCTTTGTCATTGTCGGATAGATTCCGTTTCTCTCTGCCTAAAGGTATATGCTCTTGCTCAAATTGATTCAGTTTCTCTACATTTGAAGGTATATGTTCTTGATCAGACTGATTTGGTTGGGTTTCTCTGTTATTCCACATCTCTTCCTCTTTCATATGATCCTTTCCTTCTTGATCCTTTCCTTCATCCATTCTTTCTCTAATTCCATTCTCTTCAGTGTATCCTCCCACTCTATCCCATTCATCATTTACATCCCCATTGGGGTGCAATGCATATTGCATCTCACGTTTATTATACATATCATTTTCATCATCCCCTTTTGTGAAATTTATATCACCTTCCTCCAGTCTTTCAACATGATGAAATACCTCTTCTGACCAGTGAGAAGCTTGAGCAGATTCATATGAGATAATCACCTCTCGGTTGAACTTATCGATTCTTTCTGTCACACAATTTTCCTTATTGAACCCTGCCAATCTTTCACAATCATCCTTACCATACCCATAGGGGCGCAATTCATCTTCCAATTGCTCCTCATCTTTGTTAGACATGTAGTTTTCATCATCCTCTTTTGTGAGATTAATAACATCTTCCTCCACTCTTTTAACATGGTGAAATGCCTCTTCTGAACCGTGGGAGGCTTGAGTAGATGCATATGACATATTGTCCTCTTGGTTGAACTCTTTTGGCTTGTTGTACTCAAAAGCTTGACTGCTTGTGAAGGTCTCAAATGCAGGTTCTAGCACTGATTTAGTTTCAGACTCCAAGCCTTCTTTCCCCACCCATTCAGCGTCTTTCCTTGCTGTTTCGAGATCTCTTTCCTCCAATGCAATCATGGGACCGTAAGGCAGATCTAGTAGAGGTTCCTCCTTTTCAGAAGACATTTCAAAAGgtacatcattatcatcatttgCCGAGAAAGCAGAATGTGCCCCTGTCACTGAACCTGCTCTCTCATCCCTCACTGAAGGGCTGTAGAGCTCTTGAGCATCAGTGCTGAACACAGTTGGCATACTGAAGCTGATCTCAACCTGGTGACTCATGGCAGGTTCCAGAACTGGTTTGTCTTTAGCAACCCAGGTTCTGACTATGTTCTgatcctcttcctccttttctaAATCCCACATGGATTGTTCCTTATGGTCAGAACCAAGCCAAGATACAACATCAGCTCCTGCCTCTtcagtgggaggtgagagaggcTCAGCATAGTTGACTTCTTCATGGACATCTTGGGGTCTGAAGTGGTCGACTGAAATTCCATCCTGTGGTACTTTGGGGTAAGGCGTTGACCAAATAACCTGCCGGTTGGACCCTAAGTCAAAGTCAACatgctcttcctctgtctttcgaCAACTCTCAGGTGTTTCGTTCAGGGTTACCTGGTTTTGAGTCCAGATTGGTGATGCGGACATCATTGTTACATTGGATCGTGGGCTTGCTCTATGGATGGTAGAGAAGGGACTGATCATGTGACTGGTAGCCAGCTGTGTCTGGAAGCTTTGCTTAACCCCTCGAGAGCTGGGGACTCCATCTGTGAATGACATAGGAAGATTATTGAATAGGTAGACCATGCATAATGGTAATGGGTAGGCCACAGGCCAGGGACTATCATAGATAGACATCAATAAAGTTGAAATGACACTGACAGTAATCTTGACACTACCAGGAAACATTCACCAATGCTTTGATTGCTTTTTGAATGCAAATCTCTGCCTATTCCAAAATGTCTTCAGTTTTATCTTAGGTTGACAGATCTCGAAATCCCATCCCAAAGGCAATATTAGGAGACATGTTCTCCTGAGGTTAGACAGTAATGGAAAGATATTGATCATGACTTCCTTCCCCTCCAGTCTGAATTACCGGAAAGCAAAGCCATATGGCTCAATGACCTTTGGGGACCCTCTTAGGTAGCTTGTGTTACAGAGCACAAAGCATCTATCTCAGCCCCCTAACCAACCCACACCATCCCCCGGTCTTTTTGGTCTAATGTgattatatacagtacaatacagagtCAGGACTCTCCTATCTCTTGGTTTTGAGTAAAAATATACAGTAACAGGAATACATGTCATGGAGGTGATGGCTTTGACGCCTATCAATATCATGTTGTATTACAACACAGTCACTGATATAGCTGGTTGATTTCTGCATGAAGTGATCATTTACCAGATGTGTAGGTACTCCTTAGCTGATTTGTTGAAGGGAAATCCCCCATCAGACTTTCATTGTCCAGTAAAGCTCTGAAGGAAAATAACAGACATAGACAAATGAGAGAAGGATTCATGAAGGGAAAGTGATGTAATATGTTTTGCATCACTATCTAGAAAATCTTATGTCCTGGTTAGAAGCAGCTTGAATACTAATGTGACGAATAAGCAAGATCATTTTAGTTTGGCCATACTAGGGGGCTTTCTGAAATAAGTGTCGTAGGGTGGGGTCAGAGGAGTGAAGTGGCAGGGCTTTTGTTGCCAacatgttattgttgttattgaaatgtggggacgacgttgtcATTGACGAGCCATCTGCAGTGCACACCACTACCATCAATTCCCCCGCTCACATACTCACAGCCTAAAATACAGGCATGCACGCCCTGACATTCTGATTAGCCCAAGCAGAACGAATACCATTTGTATTCACAGATGTGGACCAtgcccattcacacacacatttaaaccaGCATCTCTAATGAAACAATCATCTTAAATACTTATAAACTGGTGCACATGAATATCCCAATATGATCCCAGCATGCCCTTCCAAGTGTTGCTCAATGTGTTCTATTGCGTGTTGGGATGCACTGTGTAGGTGCAGAAAATATGAATTTGACGCATTTAGCAAATCTCTTTGAGACTTGTCTCTGCTTCTCCCCCTGCCTCTTATTCCTGTTACTCTAGACTCCCATAGTGTCACGTCCTGATATAATAAATTATCATGGACACTTacaatgctgcattttggtccgatccttcctactcctcatcaGACGAAGAAGAAGTTTGTTACACATAGCTCATACGTTGATCATTCCCTGCTGATACCTTGGGGTCACTATGGAGGGGGAAGAGACCAGGGGAAAGAGAAAGGCGCCACTCTAGAGGCCCATATAAAGTTACCCTGCTCAAGACAGCCGAGACTGGCCTTTTCAAGGGGATGAACTTTAGGCCAGACGGCTGAGCCCTATTGGACAACAGGCCTTGGGCATCTACATATTGTTCCACATTCTCACAGGGGGAGGGGTGATGGGGCTCAGTCTGAACTTCCAGTTGAAAGGCCATCTTTGAATGTGATAAACTAGACGTCTAAATCAGCATGGACATGGGGCTAATAATGACGGCTTTCTCACATATCGGTGGAAAGGTATATAAAAGAAAAAGAACATGTTTGGCAAATAACTCTTGGAAAAGAAGGGGAAGATATTAGTGAAGATGGGATGAGTGGGACATTTGCCTCAATTTTCATATTCTGATCGACAGGCTTTTTTGCAGACATGTCTCTTTTTCATCTGTTTCATCAGAGCATGTTCAAACCAACTTGAGGTGACCCTTTTATTTGAACCTTCCCACGCCTCTCTTACATACAAAATGACACCACCTCTGATCACCTTTGGCTGTGGACCAATGGTCTTTCATGGCTTCCTCCCCTCGTTTCCTTTCCCTCTACAGCTGATGAGTAAAATAATTGGATGGATGGCCATCATAACACTTTCACCTGCCATGGTCTTTCAGATCAGTGGTTGTGAAGAAAAGCAGACAAGGAAAACAAGTTAAGACTAAAGTCCAACTTGAGATCCTTGTATGTAAGTAATGTTTTCAAGCAAAGCTCCAATTGACATTGATGCATGATTTACTAGTTACCCTTTAGCATTTGGCCCAAAATGTATATAGATTAGTGCTAAAGGTATGATGAGGGAGGTACTGTAGCGTCTGATATTGGTACTGTGACATGTACCGTACCTGTATGTGGCCACCTCCATGCCTAGAGACATCTTCAGCTGCACCAGGCCCCTACTTTCTGTCAGAAGAGTGTCAATCTGATTTCCCAGCGCCCCCTTCTCCATCTCCAACACCTCCAGATGGGCCTGGGGAACAGGAAAAGGGAAGAGAATTGATTAGAAATAGCATTGATGTCATCCAACAATAGCACATGAACAATAGCACATGTATTGAAGGCACTGAATTCTAGTTCCTGGCCCCATGTCAAGAGCTTATGCCCAGCATAGAACATAGAATGTTCAATGTTGTGTTCCCTGCATCTTATGGTTGGGCCCCAGTGTGGATTTTTGACCTTTCTAGACAAATGCTGACCTGGAACAAATTCCCTGAGCCCCAGCCTATGCAGAGCCCAATATGTTGTTTCTGTCCAAACATTTCATTAGCATTTCAAATGAAAGGAAGCACAATATAAGCCTTCTCAGCGATACTGCGTTGGTGTGTTTCTTCATCATAGATATCATCAGACTCATTTGGACAAAAACACCTCTGTGCGTTTTCATAAAATTACCATCTTTTCCCCGTTTTTATTTTGGGCCATGTCCATTTGAAAAACGTTCTGCTATGACTGACATTTCAAACGTTTTGTTTTGCTTTGGTTTGCTCAACTGGAAGCAGCTTTAGCTGTCTCGATTAACTGCCAAAATACACAACAAGCACATTGTCAATTGTCTTTGGACTGAAGTCATTCGAAGGTCCTAAATCCCCCACAG is a window from the Oncorhynchus tshawytscha isolate Ot180627B linkage group LG03, Otsh_v2.0, whole genome shotgun sequence genome containing:
- the LOC112223640 gene encoding nestin, whose amino-acid sequence is MELHSLRHHHSHRTDNKLQMLNLNQRLETYLGRVRLLEEENKLLCQELQALRVSGQGGRMGLEDKLSLARQEVEEAWREKDRVELELGSLGEELQVLGLQRQWEADAHGEVKKKLADSRKEMEEEKRAQIWLREKVSQLEKQIQFQIQTHQEDVAGFQATLIQARPALPSPPPQTGTQLPSLQELGEEYSQMAVRAWHEAAMVFQGQVDSLDESLNQARTRLAQVGQEKIESQLKLQALKNELQSAQDRRQCLERSVAKQRDMQRQEIQNLQAHLEVLEMEKGALGNQIDTLLTESRGLVQLKMSLGMEVATYRALLDNESLMGDFPSTNQLRSTYTSDGVPSSRGVKQSFQTQLATSHMISPFSTIHRASPRSNVTMMSASPIWTQNQVTLNETPESCRKTEEEHVDFDLGSNRQVIWSTPYPKVPQDGISVDHFRPQDVHEEVNYAEPLSPPTEEAGADVVSWLGSDHKEQSMWDLEKEEEDQNIVRTWVAKDKPVLEPAMSHQVEISFSMPTVFSTDAQELYSPSVRDERAGSVTGAHSAFSANDDNDVPFEMSSEKEEPLLDLPYGPMIALEERDLETARKDAEWVGKEGLESETKSVLEPAFETFTSSQAFEYNKPKEFNQEDNMSYASTQASHGSEEAFHHVKRVEEDVINLTKEDDENYMSNKDEEQLEDELRPYGYGKDDCERLAGFNKENCVTERIDKFNREVIISYESAQASHWSEEVFHHVERLEEGDINFTKGDDENDMYNKREMQYALHPNGDVNDEWDRVGGYTEENGIRERMDEGKDQEGKDHMKEEEMWNNRETQPNQSDQEHIPSNVEKLNQFEQEHIPLGREKRNLSDNDKEDHDEANYCQNTSVSWRAELEGDSYAQDNTLADTHPLIRYKSDETDANTQASHMGESDSSDGEQDREVCQTGSGTWGEGKSKQFDTMEDLYEESEGDVIDQERNMGSTHQDDVDASQTKEHATQENDEENAVDQLIQEAEEEQSYEELTEPGEYSMMCSDEDNNEERIDRLVEQELENLSISSYSEHFNGQMIESESVLSLQIVSHTELSQTQDILYSEEVEQIHSVRLNQSEQEHTTTGGEKLNQSEQEHTTSGGEELNQSEQDHMTSGGEKLNQSEQEHTTSGGEKLNQSEQEHMTSGGEKLNQSVQEYINSGREKLNQSEQEYIPSDGEKLNQSEPEYITSGEEKMYQSEQDYIPSDEEKLNQSEQENIPLSGEKLNESEQEYLPSDGEKMNQSEPEYITSGREKPNLYAQEHIPSDREKLNLTEQDNIPLGGEKLNQSEPEYITSGREKPNLYAQEHIPSGREKLNQSEHEHIPSKGKKLNQSEQEYIPSGGEKLNLYEQEPITSDREKMNQSEPEYITSGREKPNLYAQKHIPSDREKLNLTEQDNIPLGGEKLNQSEPEYITSGGEKINQSVPEYIPQGKENMNQSEQENITSGGEKLNLYARENIPSDSEKINQCEQENIPSDREKLNQSEPEYIPSGGEELNQSEPEYIPSGGEELNQSEPEYIPSGGEELNQSEPEYIPSGGEELNQSEPEYIPSGGEELNQSEPEYIPSGGEELNQSEPEYIPSGGEELNQSEPEYIPSGGEELNQSEPEYIPSGGEELNQSEPEYIPSGGEELNQSEPEYIPSGGEELNQSEPEYIPSGGEELNQSEPEYIPSGGEELNQSEPEYIPSGGEELNQSEPEYIPSGGEELNQSEPEYIPSGGEELNQSEPEYIPSGGEELNQSEPEYIPSGGEELNQSEPEYIPSGGEELNQSEPEYIPSGGEELNQSEPEYIPSEVMYSMHSRIPMTPEHTSLRESSAEISKAEYLAQGKVFSEELGTEAVPDKIEGEDDQNLSMLTHEDFTESHSTHSSLNSRPESQTNMNNSDIEESNSTDDESPNASQYLQCANKANLTADQVDFLDVAVSHYEDCSALIEHSAEEVTSYQASHECLQTDKWEVLESPNKHLESGDPFAGHKRDSERSSKTDSKGRDLHSFLSSGVHSNFWGSNLETGASYQPDEPYDHVTKLPNQNLALADNLSWVDLESTGGQLEHKDGQ